The genomic region GCGACCCGAAGTCGATTTGAGGTCGATGGCGATACCGCGTTTGTTGCGGTTCATCATCAGGAACGCCGCCGAGACATCGTCGATCGCCGGCGGCACGGCGCGCCGAATATCGTCGCCACCGGGTATCTTTTCGACCTTGATAACATCGGCGCCGAGATCGGCGAGCATCAATCCGCAGGTCGGTCCCGCCATGATGTGGCCGACCTCGACCACCCGCATCCCAGTTAGCGGACCGGCCATATTAGCGGCCCTTGAAGACCGGCCGTTCCTTTCGCAGAAAAGCTCGAAAGGCAGCGCGATAATCCTCGGTATCGAAGGCGGCATAGGACTCGCGCAGTTCGGCCTCCGTCACCGGTCGGGGATCCATTAGGCGGCGCGCGAATTCCTTATGCCAGCGATTGACGAGGGGCGCACCGTCGGCGATTCGGCGGGCCGTTCCATAGGCCTCCTCCTCGACTTTGTCGTCGGGCACGACCCTAGTCACCAGCCCCTTCTCCTCGGCCTCGTCAGCGCCAAAAACCCGCCCTTCCAGGACAATCTCAAGGGCGGTCGCCCGGCCCACCAGATCGATCAGCGCGCTGATCTCAGGATACGGCATCACGACACCGATGCGGTTGATCGGCACGCCGAAACGGCTCGACACGCCGCAAATCCGAATATCGGCCATGGAGGCGAGCTCGAGCCCGCCACCGACGCATACACCCTCGATCAAGGCCACCGTCGGATGCCTGCAATCTCGAATTCCATACATCGCCCGGTGCATCAGTTCGCCATATTCGGCCGCCTGGGAACTATTCGCCCGGGTCGATTCGAACTCGGCAATATCCGCGCCCGGAGAAAACGTGGCGCCGGCACCGCGGATGACAATACAGCGGAGTTGGTCGTCTTTGGATAAGTCCCTCAACGCGTCGCCGATGCCGGCCCACATCGGCTTGTTGAGGGCGTTCATCTTTGCCGGACGGTTTAGGACAACCGTCGCAATATCATCATTTCGCTCGACAAGTATGACATCTGCCATGGCCGCGACACTCCGTTTCCGAGCCGCACAGCGTAAGGAGAAGCGGCGCCTGGCGCAATCGAGACAAGGTACCGCAGCGCGCTTCGCTATCGGGAACGCAATGACATCCGTGTCTCGTGCTAAGGTTTGCCGACGACAGGAGTGATTGGATGGCGGCGAGCGCGAAATTCGAGATTGGACAATTGATCCAGCACCGACTGTTTGGTTATCGCGGTGTGATTGCCGACGCCGATCCCGGGTTTCAACTCAGCGACGAATGGTACGCCATGATGGCACGGACCCAGCCGCCGAAGGATCAACCGTGGTATCACGTCCTTGTACACGACACCGACCAAACGACCTATGTTGCGGAACGAAACCTGGAACCCGATGAAAGTGCCGCGCCAATTCGTCACCCCGCCGTCACGGAGATCTTCGAAACATTCGCGGGAGACCGATACCACCGCCGCCGAATGAACTGAGCTTGACCAATTGCGTCGCTTGGTTCGCGTCACATCTTTCTGAGCGGGCACAAACGTTTGCGCTAATTCTTGAATGCCCTTAAAAAAAAGCATGGCTTACACGATCGATTACATGGATCCGGCCGACGTTGCGCGTGCGACGGCACGCATCTTGCTCGACATTGGCGCGGTCAATTTTCGCCCTGAAGACCCCTATAGATTGACGTCCGGCCGGGCCAGTCCGAGCTATATCGATTGCCGCAAGATCATTTCATTTCCCGACGAGCGACGCGAAATTACGAAGATGGCGGTGGGGCTGTTGGACCGTGACATTGGTCGCGACGACATCGATGTGATCGCGGGCGGCGAAACGGCTGGCATTCCGTTCGCCGCTTGGATTGCCGCGGCGACCGATAAGCCAATGGTTTATGTGCGCAAAAAGCCCAAGGGTTTCGGCCGGATGGCGCAGATCGAGGGTGACCTCGACGATGGTACGCGCGTCCTATTGGTCGAGGATCTGGCGACCGATGCCGGAAGCAAGATCGCTTTTTGCGAGGCCCTGAGGTCGGCGGGCGCCACCGTCAATCATTGCTTGGTGGTCTTTCACTACGGAATATTCCCCGCGAGCTTTGAGCGGCTGGCCGAGATCGGCGTGGCGCTCCATGGTCTCGCGACATGGTGGGACGTCCTGGCTGCGGCGCGAACGAAAAGCGAATTCTCAGAGGCAACGCTAACAGAGGTCGAATCATTCCTGCGCGACCCCGAGCGCTGGTCGGAGGCGCATGGCGGTGCAAGCCAGTAGCGTTGAAATCTGTCCGGGCCGCGCCATCCAAGCCGTCCCCGCCCCAAAGGCCCCAATGTCGCCTCAAATCCGCATTAAGCCCGGCGACGAGACGAAATACGGGGTCAGGTAAGACGATGTCGAGACGTTTGTTTATTTTGACAGCCGCAATCTTAGTCGTCGCGACGGGAATCGCCCGCGCCGCCAAGGACGATTTGGTCATTGGTATCACTCAGTTCCCCTCCACTTTCCACCCGATGATCGATTCGATGCTCGCCAAGAGCTATATCCTGGCGATGACTCGGCGCTCGGTCACCGTTTATGACGCGAACTGGGAATTGGTCTGTCTTCTTTGCACCGAATTGCCCACGCTCGAGAACGGATTGGCCACGATCGAAGAACTGCCCGACGGCAAGCAGGGAATCGCGCTAACCGTCCAAATCCACCCCGACGCGAGATGGGGAGATGGCACGCCGGTCACATCCGACGACATGGTTTTCACCTGGGAGGTCGGTCGAGACCCGCAGAGCGGAGTCAGCAACGCCGAAGCCTTTCGTCGCATCCTCGGTGTGGATGTCGTCGACGACAAAACGTTCGTTCTTCACGTCGATCGCGTGACCTTCAACTATAACGACCTGAGCGGGCTGGATATCCTCCCCGCCCATCTCGAAAGACCGAAATTCGCTGATCCGATCGAATACAAGAATCGGACAGCCTACGATACCGATACGACCAATCCCGGACTCTATTTCGGCCCCTACCGTATCGATGAGGTCGTACCGGGATCCCATGTCGTCCTGGTCCCGAACGAAACATGGTACGACGATCCGCCCCATTTTCAGCGCATCGTCGCGCGGGTCGTCGAGAACACAGCGGCATTGGAAGCCAACCTACTGTCCGGCGCGGTCGACTACGTGGCCGGCGAGCTGGGGCTCAGTCTCGATCAGGCGCTTGCCTTCGAGAAACGCTATGGCGCGGATTTCGATATTCAGTACAAGGCCGGTCTGGTCTACGAGCATATCGACCTGAACCTCGACGATCCGATTCTTCAAGACCCCAACGTCCGCCGCGCCCTATTGCACGGCATCGACCGCCAAGCGATCAGCGAGCAATTGTTCGCCGGCAAACAACCGGTCGCCCATTCGAGCGTCAGTCCGCTCGACTGGGTCTACGAGGAAGACATCCCGATTTATGATTATGATCCCGACAAGGCGGCCGCACTCCTGGAGGCGGCGGGCTGGAAACCGGGTCCCGATGGCACCCGAATCAATTCCAATGGAGAACCGCTGCGGCTCGACCTGATGACGACGGCGGGAAA from Alphaproteobacteria bacterium harbors:
- a CDS encoding peptide ABC transporter substrate-binding protein translates to MSRRLFILTAAILVVATGIARAAKDDLVIGITQFPSTFHPMIDSMLAKSYILAMTRRSVTVYDANWELVCLLCTELPTLENGLATIEELPDGKQGIALTVQIHPDARWGDGTPVTSDDMVFTWEVGRDPQSGVSNAEAFRRILGVDVVDDKTFVLHVDRVTFNYNDLSGLDILPAHLERPKFADPIEYKNRTAYDTDTTNPGLYFGPYRIDEVVPGSHVVLVPNETWYDDPPHFQRIVARVVENTAALEANLLSGAVDYVAGELGLSLDQALAFEKRYGADFDIQYKAGLVYEHIDLNLDDPILQDPNVRRALLHGIDRQAISEQLFAGKQPVAHSSVSPLDWVYEEDIPIYDYDPDKAAALLEAAGWKPGPDGTRINSNGEPLRLDLMTTAGNRVRELVEQVIQGQLRKIGADIRIRNEPARVFFGETVTRRKFNGMAMFAWISAPENVPLSTLKSDQIPSQENNFAGQNYTGYSNPEMDRLIDDIEVELDRDKRRALWSDLQRLYATDLPVLPLYFRANPYILPKWLKGVIPTGHQYPTTNWIEHWSADN
- the hspQ gene encoding heat shock protein HspQ, with the translated sequence MAASAKFEIGQLIQHRLFGYRGVIADADPGFQLSDEWYAMMARTQPPKDQPWYHVLVHDTDQTTYVAERNLEPDESAAPIRHPAVTEIFETFAGDRYHRRRMN
- a CDS encoding enoyl-CoA hydratase/isomerase family protein produces the protein MADVILVERNDDIATVVLNRPAKMNALNKPMWAGIGDALRDLSKDDQLRCIVIRGAGATFSPGADIAEFESTRANSSQAAEYGELMHRAMYGIRDCRHPTVALIEGVCVGGGLELASMADIRICGVSSRFGVPINRIGVVMPYPEISALIDLVGRATALEIVLEGRVFGADEAEEKGLVTRVVPDDKVEEEAYGTARRIADGAPLVNRWHKEFARRLMDPRPVTEAELRESYAAFDTEDYRAAFRAFLRKERPVFKGR
- a CDS encoding orotate phosphoribosyltransferase, yielding MPLKKSMAYTIDYMDPADVARATARILLDIGAVNFRPEDPYRLTSGRASPSYIDCRKIISFPDERREITKMAVGLLDRDIGRDDIDVIAGGETAGIPFAAWIAAATDKPMVYVRKKPKGFGRMAQIEGDLDDGTRVLLVEDLATDAGSKIAFCEALRSAGATVNHCLVVFHYGIFPASFERLAEIGVALHGLATWWDVLAAARTKSEFSEATLTEVESFLRDPERWSEAHGGASQ